The window TTACATTTTTGCAGAAACCAAAGGACAACCTCACTCCGGTATATTTGAAGGAAACTTTAAAACGTCTTTCTATTTGGATAGGAGTAACAATATTATTTACGATGATATTGATTTAGATGCCGACGGCTATACCAATAATGAGTTTACGGGAAACTGGAAAATGTACAATAGTAACTTTATACAACGATGCAACTGGGGCGACTTTCGGGTACCAAATTGTGGCGATTTAGATATAGGGGCGGGCGAATTTAGCCCCAACAATAAATACTTGAAATATGGATGGCAATCTGTAAGGGATGCTTATGTTGGGAACAAACCGAATTCAAAGATGGCTTTAAAGACAGAAAAGGGCGAATGGTGGAAGTAACCTACTGTTATGTTAATCCTGAAACAATGAAAGGCCTTAGTTCAAAGCCCAAAAGTCAACTCATGACTCAAGACTCAGAACTTTTGACTCAACCCTACCTTTTCAGTGTAAAAGTAAACGCCGTAAACTCACCGACAACCGAGCTCACCTTTACGGTACCCCCTAATGCCTCAACCAAGCTTTTTACGGTACTTAAACCTACACCCGAGCCTTGGGTATCAAACCTATCCTTGGTGCCCAGTGTGGTCATGGGTTCAAATATTTTGGTATGGTTTTCCGGGGCAATACCTATGCCGTTATCGGTAATAGTAAAAGTGTAAAACCAGTTATCGGCAGTAAATTCAATTTGTATAACCCCAGCCGACTTGTTGTTATAACGGATAGCGTTATTGAGCAGGTTAGTCATGATTTGCTCAAATGCAACAACCGACGTTATAATTTTAATAGGCCGCGATAATATGTTAATGGTAAATGCAACTGGCAGGTTTACCAGTTTAAGTACATCATTTAACAACTGCATTACCTCAACCTCCTCCCTGTTTTGCATCAGCACTTTGCTCGATTTTGAATAATCGAGCATCTTTTCCAACAACGAGATTAATTTATAGGATGATGCATTAATGATATCCAGGAATTTGTTCCCTTTTTCATCAAGCTTATCTTTAAACCTATCTTTTAACACCTGGCCGGTGAGCAAAATATTGGTGAGCGGATTGCGGATATCATGAGCTGCCATTATAGCAAATTTTTCAAGATATTGATTTGATTCCTCGAGTTGGAGCCGGACCGCATTAAGCTCGTTAACTTTCTTTTTAAGTTCAAGTTGTGCCACCACCTGGTTAGCAAGCGCTTTAAGGGCAAGTATTTGGGCATTA is drawn from Mucilaginibacter ginsenosidivorax and contains these coding sequences:
- a CDS encoding sensor histidine kinase; this encodes MIKPPVPENENERLAALNSYQILDTLPEQGFDEITLIASEICQTPISLVSLIDDDRQWFKSNKGLEVTQTPKELAFCAHAILEPEKVMVVPDAQIDERFADNPLVTGTPQVVFYTGVPLINPDGYALGTLCVIDHKARQLNNAQILALKALANQVVAQLELKKKVNELNAVRLQLEESNQYLEKFAIMAAHDIRNPLTNILLTGQVLKDRFKDKLDEKGNKFLDIINASSYKLISLLEKMLDYSKSSKVLMQNREEVEVMQLLNDVLKLVNLPVAFTINILSRPIKIITSVVAFEQIMTNLLNNAIRYNNKSAGVIQIEFTADNWFYTFTITDNGIGIAPENHTKIFEPMTTLGTKDRFDTQGSGVGLSTVKSLVEALGGTVKVSSVVGEFTAFTFTLKR